The following proteins are encoded in a genomic region of Candidatus Poribacteria bacterium:
- a CDS encoding ribbon-helix-helix protein, CopG family: protein MAALKFQKLAKSEEAVKLTIRIPKTLKEQVEEAAYQSRKSITLFIREALEKALREQGATT, encoded by the coding sequence ATGGCAGCTCTAAAATTTCAAAAGCTTGCGAAATCAGAGGAGGCTGTAAAACTTACAATCCGCATACCGAAGACGCTTAAAGAACAAGTTGAAGAAGCCGCTTACCAGTCTAGAAAATCCATTACTCTATTCATCCGCGAAGCCTTAGAGAAAGCGCTAAGAGAACAAGGAGCCACGACATGA